The proteins below come from a single Deltaproteobacteria bacterium genomic window:
- a CDS encoding chromate transporter, whose product MTPCTLREFLTYFLRLGALGFGGPIALAGYMQRDLVERRKWISQQDYVEGLALAQLAPGPLAAQLAIYLGWVRAGNLGATLVSAAFILPSFLMVLGLSAVYVRFGGLAWMQGLFYGIGAAVIAIIGRSAYKLVRMTLGKDRLLWALFVLSGVVTAWTESEVVWLFVLSGVTALVVKARPRFNSRAAALAIAPTWLVAGLAGPASVGTLWKIALYFAEAGAFVFGSGLAIVPFLHGGVVGQFHWLSERQFLDAVAVAMITPGPVVITVAFIGYLVGGPVGATLAAIGVFLPCYLFVIIPARYFRRAAKDPRVKAFVDGVTAAATGAIAGAAFVLGRRAIVDVPTALIGVVTLLALVYARRVPEPVVILAAGVVGLLVKG is encoded by the coding sequence ATGACACCCTGCACGCTGCGCGAGTTTCTTACGTACTTCCTGCGTCTCGGCGCGCTCGGGTTCGGCGGGCCGATCGCTCTCGCCGGCTACATGCAGCGCGACTTGGTCGAGCGGCGCAAGTGGATCTCGCAACAGGACTACGTCGAGGGGCTGGCGCTGGCGCAGCTCGCGCCCGGGCCGCTGGCGGCGCAGCTCGCGATCTACCTCGGCTGGGTGCGCGCCGGGAACCTCGGCGCGACACTGGTGAGCGCGGCGTTCATCCTGCCGTCGTTTCTGATGGTGCTTGGGCTCTCTGCCGTCTACGTGCGCTTTGGCGGCCTCGCGTGGATGCAGGGTCTGTTCTATGGCATCGGTGCCGCCGTCATCGCCATCATCGGACGCAGCGCCTACAAACTTGTGCGGATGACGCTCGGCAAGGACCGGCTCTTGTGGGCGCTCTTCGTCCTGAGCGGCGTGGTGACGGCGTGGACCGAGAGCGAAGTGGTGTGGCTGTTCGTGTTGAGCGGCGTGACGGCGCTCGTCGTCAAGGCGCGGCCGCGCTTCAACAGCCGCGCTGCCGCGTTGGCGATCGCACCGACGTGGCTGGTCGCGGGGCTCGCCGGACCCGCGAGCGTGGGGACGCTGTGGAAAATTGCCCTGTACTTCGCCGAGGCCGGGGCATTCGTGTTCGGCAGTGGACTTGCGATTGTCCCGTTCCTCCACGGTGGTGTGGTCGGGCAGTTCCACTGGCTGAGCGAACGACAGTTCCTCGATGCCGTTGCGGTCGCCATGATCACTCCAGGGCCGGTGGTCATCACCGTGGCCTTCATTGGATACCTGGTGGGTGGTCCGGTCGGCGCAACGTTGGCCGCGATCGGCGTGTTTCTACCCTGCTACCTGTTCGTGATCATTCCCGCGAGGTACTTCCGCCGGGCGGCAAAAGATCCGAGGGTAAAAGCCTTCGTCGACGGCGTAACCGCGGCAGCCACCGGGGCCATCGCTGGCGCGGCCTTCGTCCTCGGCCGGCGCGCTATCGTCGACGTGCCGACGGCTCTCATCGGTGTCGTCACCTTGCTCGCGTTGGTCTACGCGCGACGGGTTCCGGAACCGGTGGTCATTCTAGCCGCTGGGGTCGTGGGTCTTCTCGTCAAAGGATAA
- a CDS encoding DUF1259 domain-containing protein — translation MRKWIFILVPLVASAAMARTAIAAERAKLDTIRIEQLTGAKGKLDEKEGAFKVSMPRNDLSVTAAGVRLTPPMGLTSWAAFKRTGSHTMVMGDTVLLEDQVNAVMSVALDNGLEVTALHNHFFWDTPRVMFMHIGGMGDEATLAAAVGKVFAKIKDTSGGKGDVPTADIDPGKTSLAPDKIEAVLGAKGDLKDGVYKVVIGRTSKMHGTEIGNTMGVNTWAAFAGSDDKAVVDGDFAMLETELQGVLKALRGAGINIVAIHQHMTGELPRVMFLHYWGVGPTQALAKGLKAALGTQKH, via the coding sequence ATGCGCAAGTGGATTTTCATACTCGTGCCGCTGGTAGCGTCGGCTGCAATGGCGCGGACGGCGATCGCCGCGGAGCGTGCGAAGCTCGACACCATAAGGATCGAGCAACTCACCGGCGCCAAGGGAAAGCTCGACGAGAAGGAGGGCGCGTTCAAGGTCTCGATGCCGCGGAACGACCTCTCGGTCACCGCAGCCGGAGTCCGACTCACGCCACCGATGGGGTTGACCTCCTGGGCGGCCTTCAAGCGCACGGGTTCGCACACCATGGTCATGGGGGACACGGTGCTCCTCGAAGATCAGGTAAACGCAGTGATGAGCGTGGCGCTCGACAACGGCCTCGAGGTCACCGCGCTGCACAACCATTTTTTCTGGGACACACCGAGGGTGATGTTCATGCACATCGGCGGCATGGGCGACGAGGCCACGCTCGCCGCCGCGGTCGGGAAGGTCTTCGCGAAGATCAAGGACACGAGCGGTGGGAAGGGCGATGTGCCCACGGCGGACATCGATCCAGGGAAGACCTCGCTCGCGCCGGACAAGATTGAAGCGGTCTTGGGTGCGAAGGGCGATCTAAAGGACGGGGTGTACAAGGTCGTCATCGGCCGCACGTCCAAGATGCACGGCACAGAGATCGGCAACACGATGGGCGTCAACACCTGGGCGGCGTTCGCCGGATCCGACGACAAGGCGGTCGTCGACGGCGACTTCGCCATGCTGGAAACCGAGCTGCAGGGAGTGCTCAAAGCGTTGCGCGGAGCGGGCATCAACATCGTCGCCATCCACCAACACATGACCGGCGAGTTGCCACGAGTCATGTTCCTCCACTACTGGGGCGTTGGCCCAACGCAAGCGCTGGCGAAGGGCTTGAAGGCGGCGCTCGGCACGCAGAAGCACTAG
- a CDS encoding DMT family transporter yields the protein MSWSPFLLALMSAVLFGAAAPAGKLLLRELPPLQTAALLYLGAGLGVLPAMLRGAAPRLPWPSARLQQMRLLGAIFCGGVVGPVLLLLALQRAAAGSVALWLALELAATAVLGRVFFRDYLSRSGWLGVAGTIAASALLCLGQGPAGVVAGALALAACVAWGLDNNLTALVSGLRPTQITCWKGVVAGAVNLVLSFALESPTVALRPVLAALAVGALAYGASIALYITAAQSLGAIRAQVLFASAPFFGLLLSAVALGEYISFLQITAAVGLMISLALVFRDRHLHLHSHEAIGHIHRHRHDDQHHAHPHPDADSTREHSHWHEHVPVTHTHPHWPDLHHRHTHED from the coding sequence ATGAGCTGGTCGCCCTTTCTCCTCGCACTGATGTCAGCGGTGTTGTTCGGCGCCGCGGCGCCCGCGGGCAAGCTGCTACTGCGCGAGCTGCCGCCGCTGCAGACCGCCGCGCTCCTCTACCTGGGGGCTGGCCTGGGCGTGCTACCCGCCATGCTTCGCGGTGCGGCGCCGCGTTTACCCTGGCCATCGGCTCGGCTGCAGCAGATGAGATTGCTAGGCGCGATCTTCTGCGGTGGTGTTGTTGGCCCCGTCCTTCTGCTGCTCGCGCTGCAACGCGCGGCCGCCGGATCGGTGGCGCTCTGGCTCGCGCTCGAATTGGCCGCGACGGCCGTGCTCGGCCGCGTATTCTTCCGAGACTATCTCAGCCGTTCCGGTTGGCTTGGAGTCGCCGGAACGATTGCCGCCAGCGCCTTGCTCTGTCTGGGCCAAGGCCCTGCGGGCGTGGTGGCGGGGGCACTCGCACTGGCCGCCTGTGTGGCCTGGGGCCTCGACAACAACCTCACGGCTCTGGTCTCCGGGCTGCGCCCGACGCAGATCACTTGTTGGAAGGGCGTTGTCGCAGGCGCGGTGAATCTCGTTCTCAGCTTTGCCCTTGAAAGTCCGACCGTCGCCCTTCGACCGGTGCTCGCGGCCCTCGCCGTCGGCGCGCTCGCGTATGGCGCCAGCATCGCGCTTTACATCACTGCGGCGCAGAGTCTCGGCGCGATCCGAGCGCAGGTCCTGTTCGCCAGCGCACCGTTCTTCGGCTTGCTGCTGTCGGCGGTTGCCCTGGGCGAATACATTTCCTTTCTCCAGATCACGGCGGCAGTTGGGCTGATGATCTCGCTGGCCCTCGTCTTCCGCGATCGCCATCTTCATTTGCACTCGCACGAGGCCATCGGTCACATCCACCGTCATCGCCACGACGATCAACACCACGCGCATCCGCACCCCGACGCCGATTCGACGCGCGAACATTCACACTGGCATGAGCACGTGCCCGTCACGCACACACATCCGCACTGGCCGGACTTGCACCACCGGCATACCCACGAGGATTGA
- a CDS encoding glycosyltransferase family 39 protein — MMLRWRAGVVAIVMIALSTPVCALTVRGDREWRGVPDCPEGWAEPATDDSTWPPVRWPWLLLWPQDWTAVDADARPFWEATSADVACVRRHFDLAAPPAARALAHVWVDDAYELYVNGRFVGASPHGGSPLPGEAYDISALLNAGPNLIALKLINEGYDHGALFSLSVPGVPAPPVSGRAIWMDRWQAAEPWLIGLAVLLSVAAVLIAGPLLRRRVVPNLLQLSAMARVGLIVAVAASAQLLLLTTDLYTSFQYHAWAAWSWLPLVSFGVLVAALGVCSAREDQSPAAPVRYERLLLFAILLLAVGLRVYRLDSIPVGFYQDEAINGNDALELWSGDELQLWNDSIGGRPTLFLYLLGACLRLFGVGYLSLKVLPVAFGVAAVVTIYAVGRIGFGARVGLWAAFFLAVSRWNIHYNRMAWEVNCVPFLSASGFALLLWGLRGGRRSMVSLLLAALMFTTGLYTYAAFRAVPLTAFAFLGIELISRERAGITRRWRGLLASGLLGVILAAPLLLFAWQQPQRFWERYNEVSLTQYMAYYRTPLPWLHQIGKGFFSLNHRGEELIRHNLSGAPHLDPITATLLLIGFAAPVAPANRRGLRMLWSWFLTFLVLASLTRDAPHATRYLGLAPPAILFAARGATSVLAPLHASVRRTVIALLVIGATVVNAYQYFVLEPADPTADYEMDLTGRTLCEYLGQRRDVHVYWTADVAFWSSNQCAFLARGQFTAHELTNEEIPDFGRLGPVKQSDIVVIGDEFVEHNPSVIGRRDDGTPQADLRVVPQVQRDHTGRPVYYLYEF, encoded by the coding sequence ATGATGCTCCGATGGCGCGCAGGCGTAGTCGCGATCGTGATGATCGCGTTGAGCACGCCGGTGTGTGCCCTCACCGTGCGCGGCGATCGTGAGTGGCGCGGCGTGCCGGACTGTCCCGAAGGGTGGGCCGAGCCCGCCACCGACGACTCTACGTGGCCGCCGGTGCGGTGGCCATGGCTGCTGCTGTGGCCACAGGATTGGACGGCGGTTGACGCGGACGCGCGGCCGTTCTGGGAGGCAACCAGCGCCGATGTCGCCTGCGTCCGTCGCCACTTCGATCTGGCCGCGCCGCCCGCCGCGCGGGCGCTCGCCCACGTGTGGGTCGACGATGCCTACGAGCTGTACGTCAACGGCCGCTTCGTCGGCGCCAGTCCGCACGGAGGGAGTCCGCTCCCGGGCGAGGCCTACGACATCTCGGCGCTGCTGAACGCCGGCCCTAATCTGATCGCGCTCAAGCTGATCAACGAGGGCTACGATCATGGCGCGCTGTTCTCGCTGAGCGTTCCGGGGGTTCCCGCTCCGCCGGTGAGCGGGCGGGCCATCTGGATGGATCGGTGGCAGGCTGCGGAGCCGTGGTTGATCGGACTCGCGGTGCTCCTGAGTGTCGCCGCCGTGCTGATTGCCGGCCCGCTGTTGCGGCGCCGGGTCGTGCCGAACCTCTTGCAGCTGTCGGCAATGGCGCGCGTCGGACTCATCGTAGCCGTCGCGGCCAGCGCCCAGCTGCTTCTGCTCACCACCGATCTGTATACCAGCTTTCAGTACCATGCGTGGGCCGCCTGGAGCTGGCTCCCATTGGTCTCGTTCGGCGTGCTCGTCGCCGCCTTGGGCGTGTGCTCCGCGCGCGAGGACCAATCGCCAGCGGCTCCGGTGCGCTACGAGCGCCTGCTGTTGTTCGCGATCCTACTTCTCGCGGTGGGCCTGCGCGTCTATCGACTCGACAGCATCCCGGTTGGCTTCTATCAAGACGAAGCGATCAACGGCAACGACGCGCTCGAACTCTGGAGTGGCGATGAGCTGCAACTATGGAACGACAGCATCGGCGGTCGCCCCACGCTGTTTCTGTACTTGCTGGGTGCTTGCCTGCGCCTCTTCGGCGTTGGCTACTTGAGTCTGAAAGTCTTGCCGGTCGCCTTCGGCGTCGCCGCGGTGGTCACCATCTACGCCGTTGGGCGAATCGGCTTCGGTGCGCGCGTGGGATTGTGGGCCGCGTTTTTCTTGGCCGTGTCGCGCTGGAACATCCACTACAACCGCATGGCCTGGGAAGTGAACTGCGTGCCATTCCTGTCCGCCAGCGGCTTTGCGCTGTTGCTGTGGGGACTGCGCGGCGGGCGCCGTTCGATGGTGAGCCTGCTGCTCGCCGCCTTGATGTTCACCACCGGCTTGTACACCTACGCGGCGTTTCGTGCCGTGCCGCTGACTGCCTTCGCGTTTCTCGGCATTGAACTGATCAGCCGCGAGCGCGCGGGCATCACGAGACGCTGGCGTGGACTGCTGGCGAGCGGGCTGCTCGGAGTCATTCTCGCCGCCCCATTGCTGCTCTTCGCATGGCAGCAGCCGCAACGCTTCTGGGAGCGCTACAACGAGGTATCGCTCACTCAGTACATGGCGTATTACCGCACGCCGCTGCCGTGGCTGCACCAGATCGGCAAGGGCTTCTTCTCGCTCAACCACCGTGGTGAAGAGCTGATCCGACACAACTTATCTGGAGCGCCGCACCTCGATCCCATCACAGCGACGCTGCTGTTGATCGGTTTCGCGGCACCCGTGGCCCCGGCCAATCGACGCGGGCTTCGGATGTTGTGGAGTTGGTTCCTGACTTTCTTAGTGCTGGCGAGTCTGACCCGCGATGCGCCGCACGCGACGCGCTACCTTGGGCTAGCCCCGCCGGCGATCCTCTTCGCGGCGCGTGGTGCGACCAGCGTGCTTGCGCCGCTGCACGCGTCCGTTCGGCGGACTGTGATCGCTCTGTTGGTGATCGGCGCCACGGTGGTCAACGCGTACCAATACTTCGTGCTTGAGCCTGCCGATCCGACCGCCGACTATGAAATGGACCTCACTGGCCGGACACTGTGCGAATACCTCGGACAACGCCGTGACGTGCACGTCTACTGGACGGCTGATGTCGCCTTCTGGTCTTCCAATCAATGCGCGTTCCTTGCCCGCGGCCAATTCACCGCTCACGAACTGACGAACGAGGAGATCCCGGACTTCGGTCGGCTCGGTCCCGTCAAGCAATCCGACATTGTGGTGATCGGCGACGAGTTCGTAGAACACAATCCATCAGTCATCGGACGGCGAGACGATGGCACACCCCAAGCCGATTTACGTGTCGTACCCCAAGTGCAGCGCGATCATACGGGTCGCCCCGTATACTACCTGTACGAATTCTGA
- a CDS encoding P-II family nitrogen regulator translates to MNKIEAIIKPFKLDEVKEALAREGVQGLTVSEVKGFGRQKGHTELYRGAEYVVDFLPKIKIEILVREEDTARITEVILNTARTGRIGDGKIFVLPVADVIRIRTGERGDHAI, encoded by the coding sequence ATGAATAAGATCGAAGCCATCATCAAGCCGTTCAAACTCGACGAAGTGAAGGAAGCGCTCGCCCGCGAGGGCGTGCAGGGTCTGACGGTCTCCGAGGTGAAAGGGTTCGGGCGCCAAAAGGGGCACACCGAACTTTACCGAGGAGCGGAGTACGTCGTCGACTTTCTGCCGAAAATCAAAATCGAAATTCTCGTCCGTGAAGAGGACACCGCTCGCATTACGGAGGTGATCCTCAACACGGCGCGCACGGGCCGCATTGGCGACGGCAAGATTTTCGTCCTTCCGGTCGCCGACGTGATCCGCATTCGCACCGGCGAGCGCGGCGACCACGCGATCTGA
- a CDS encoding ammonium transporter, whose product MRSGRLFIASICVFTIALLSSPSHVRADEEAPAAAPPLPAYFSGTNADPAKPLWPDQTGAASGAWAAPAGDSKGDTPATLSLPDVYDRVAHNLFSINFVWTLVTGFLVMFMQAGFMYVETGLCRAKNAAHTSAMNFMIYPLGCLGFWAYGFALGWGNWFNGPVPPGWYASLGPGLAVLNGGIGLGAAVDAAGNATGAYTYGLMGTKGFFLSSSVGDVGVLALFFFMMVFMDTTATIPTGAMAERWSWKNFCLYGLWVALPYCIYANWLWGGGFLAQGGVNWGLGHGAVDFAGSGVVHGMGGIIGLAGAMVIGPRIGKYSQGKPQALPGHDIPMVVLGTFILAFGWFGFNPGSSLAGTDLRISYIVVNTMLASITAAIGAMLTLQVKGLKPDPTMLCNGMLAGLVAITAPCAFVDPWAAALIGLIAGVLVVVSVFFWEARGVDDVVGAISVHGVGGLWGVLSVGIFSTGQYGAGWNGVVRDAFVKEYGADGVRGLLYGDFSQFVMQFIDCVVLVVFGFVMAYAWFKISDLITPIRVSAETEMEGLDGPEMGAIAYPDFAVHGGTKKVIG is encoded by the coding sequence ATGAGGTCCGGTCGTCTATTCATCGCGTCCATCTGTGTATTCACTATAGCGCTGCTAAGCAGCCCGTCGCATGTGCGGGCCGACGAAGAGGCACCCGCCGCTGCGCCACCGCTGCCGGCATACTTCTCAGGCACCAACGCGGATCCCGCCAAGCCACTGTGGCCAGACCAGACCGGTGCGGCATCCGGAGCCTGGGCGGCGCCCGCCGGTGACAGCAAAGGCGATACGCCGGCGACACTGTCGTTGCCCGACGTCTACGATCGGGTCGCGCACAATCTCTTCTCCATCAACTTCGTGTGGACGCTCGTCACCGGATTTCTGGTGATGTTCATGCAAGCGGGGTTCATGTACGTCGAGACTGGGTTGTGCCGCGCGAAGAACGCGGCGCATACCTCGGCGATGAACTTCATGATCTATCCGCTCGGTTGCTTAGGATTCTGGGCCTACGGCTTTGCCCTCGGATGGGGTAACTGGTTCAACGGCCCGGTCCCGCCGGGTTGGTATGCTTCGCTCGGGCCTGGCCTGGCGGTCCTCAACGGAGGCATCGGGCTCGGTGCGGCCGTTGATGCCGCCGGCAATGCTACTGGTGCTTACACATACGGATTGATGGGTACCAAGGGATTCTTTCTCAGCAGCTCAGTCGGCGACGTTGGGGTGCTTGCACTGTTCTTCTTCATGATGGTGTTTATGGACACCACGGCGACGATTCCGACCGGGGCGATGGCGGAACGTTGGTCGTGGAAGAACTTTTGTCTCTACGGTTTGTGGGTCGCGTTGCCGTACTGCATCTACGCGAACTGGCTGTGGGGAGGAGGCTTCCTGGCCCAGGGTGGGGTCAATTGGGGATTGGGACACGGCGCCGTCGACTTCGCCGGGTCGGGTGTCGTCCATGGAATGGGCGGCATCATTGGGCTTGCGGGGGCGATGGTGATCGGCCCGCGCATCGGCAAATACTCCCAGGGCAAGCCGCAGGCGTTGCCGGGGCACGACATTCCGATGGTCGTACTCGGCACGTTCATCCTGGCGTTCGGCTGGTTCGGCTTCAATCCCGGTTCGTCGCTAGCCGGGACGGACTTACGCATCAGTTACATCGTCGTCAACACCATGTTGGCGAGCATCACCGCCGCCATCGGGGCAATGCTGACGCTGCAGGTGAAGGGGCTCAAGCCGGATCCCACGATGCTGTGCAACGGTATGTTGGCCGGCCTGGTTGCGATCACTGCGCCCTGCGCATTTGTCGATCCTTGGGCCGCCGCACTCATCGGCCTGATCGCTGGAGTGCTGGTGGTGGTGAGCGTGTTCTTCTGGGAAGCCCGCGGCGTCGACGATGTGGTCGGTGCAATCTCGGTACACGGCGTGGGCGGACTCTGGGGCGTGCTGTCGGTCGGAATTTTCTCCACCGGGCAATATGGTGCCGGCTGGAACGGTGTGGTGCGTGATGCGTTCGTAAAGGAATACGGCGCTGACGGTGTTCGCGGCCTGCTGTACGGCGACTTCTCGCAGTTCGTGATGCAGTTCATTGATTGCGTCGTGCTCGTAGTCTTCGGATTCGTGATGGCGTACGCCTGGTTCAAGATCAGCGATCTCATCACGCCGATTCGCGTCAGTGCGGAAACTGAGATGGAAGGCCTCGACGGACCGGAGATGGGCGCGATTGCCTACCCGGACTTTGCCGTGCACGGCGGCACCAAGAAGGTGATCGGATGA
- a CDS encoding chromate resistance protein codes for MAKPSKARWLLLIHQLPPKPNYLRVKIWRRLQRVGAVAVKNSVYVLPCSEQAREDLEWTLREIAERGGDASICEARFVEGLSDEQLEGLFHAARDADYAQLAEDLRGLFKALPRGRDIGDDRRSQLETSLTRVERRFAEIATIDFFGAPGREVVDGLLASITQRAQAKPDGSAARSAPTARSVRGGTWVTRKGIHIDRMASAWLIRRFIDPTATFKFVPGKGYELGDGEIRFDMFQAEYTHEGDHCTFEVLVKRFHLEEPALRPIAEIVHDIDLKDAKFDRPEAAGIDHLVAGIAMAHKDDGARLERGAAVFDDLYEYFKRKPG; via the coding sequence ATGGCCAAACCAAGCAAGGCGCGCTGGCTTCTGTTGATCCATCAGCTTCCGCCGAAGCCAAACTACCTACGCGTCAAGATCTGGCGACGGCTTCAACGCGTAGGCGCCGTGGCCGTCAAGAATTCCGTCTATGTGTTGCCGTGTAGTGAGCAAGCACGGGAGGACCTCGAATGGACTCTACGCGAGATAGCGGAGCGCGGTGGCGACGCTTCGATCTGCGAGGCCCGATTTGTCGAAGGACTCTCGGATGAGCAGCTCGAAGGACTTTTCCACGCGGCACGCGATGCCGACTACGCACAACTCGCCGAGGACCTTCGCGGTCTGTTCAAAGCGCTGCCGCGCGGGCGGGACATCGGCGACGATCGACGCAGCCAGCTCGAAACCAGCCTGACTCGCGTTGAGCGGCGATTTGCGGAGATTGCGACGATCGACTTCTTTGGTGCCCCCGGTCGCGAGGTGGTGGACGGCCTACTAGCGAGCATCACTCAACGCGCTCAGGCCAAGCCCGACGGATCTGCGGCCAGATCGGCGCCCACGGCACGCTCGGTTCGCGGCGGGACCTGGGTCACGCGCAAGGGGATTCACATCGACCGCATGGCCAGCGCGTGGCTCATTCGACGCTTCATAGATCCAACCGCCACATTCAAGTTCGTCCCAGGCAAGGGCTACGAGCTCGGGGACGGAGAGATACGCTTCGACATGTTTCAAGCCGAGTACACACACGAAGGCGATCACTGTACCTTCGAGGTGTTGGTGAAGCGGTTCCACTTGGAAGAACCGGCGCTGCGGCCGATCGCGGAAATCGTACACGACATCGACCTCAAGGACGCGAAGTTCGACCGACCCGAAGCGGCAGGCATCGACCACTTGGTGGCCGGGATCGCCATGGCGCACAAGGACGATGGCGCACGTCTCGAACGCGGCGCCGCCGTCTTCGATGACCTCTACGAATACTTCAAGAGAAAACCGGGATGA